The Malus sylvestris chromosome 8, drMalSylv7.2, whole genome shotgun sequence genomic interval tttaaacttctttcattaattactacatattttctacactcacaatatttgtcagttcgttatataatcaacttaaatcagttaaatacatcatgcaatgcatttccttccaattttttgtgataaactaatagataactgactaaataaacatcatgcaaagtttcaataaaaaatttccaagtttttcttacaatttccgtggtttttattcaatttttatcgatatcgataatatcccgatatttccatcgaaatttccgtgtgtttggactaccgatatttccgatatcatcgatattttagacattGATCCTTAAAAATAATTCTCCGGCATACATGTTTACGCTGGAGATGACAGACGCTGGCCGTGACTTCAGCCTATGGGCAATCTTAAGTATTTTATTCAACTTCttgtccaaatttaaattttgattgaCAGATCTCACtctgacacacacacacacatgcatgtAGACAAATTGTATGCATTAAAATAACACACAGAATCTCTGTTTTCAGATTCATTTAACCTACACAAGTTTCAAAAACTGGAGTTCTAATAGCAAATGACGTTAAAATATATAGAGATCTTTAGAACTCGCAGACTAGATCAGATACATAAATAAGACCAAACCAACCTGATATTCGCGCAACCAAGGTTCTGAAATTTGCAAGCCAATCGCCATTTTCCCCGTTTGTAAATTATGCATGCATGTCGCAAGAGGCTGCATATCAAAGAGTATAACGGACTTAGTTTAATCGTCTACAAAATCCAAAGATACTAAATTCGtatatgaaaaattattaaCTTGGTAGGATCAAGCATTTGAAGCTAAAAACCTGAAGATACTGATGAAAAATAGCAAATGGAGCAGAGTTTGACAATAGTGGCAAGATCTCTTTAAGTAAGCTCCAAGCATCCATCTCCGGTGCTGCTATTATTAAACTGCAAAAAGAATGCAGAACTATCATCCAGATGCTACTTTCAACTAGTAAACTACACACGCGACAACAATATTTACCTAGAGAAACCATTCTCTTTCCACGAGCTGATGATTTCCTGTGGTGCTTTTTCTCCCAGTTTTGCTGGTTTGGACATTTTAATTACCGGAGAGCTAGTAGACACAGGAATAGGATCCGATATCACGTTTTCAGATGTAAGAGATGCTTCTTCCATGCTAACTGCTGAAGAAATTTGGTCCTGAAAATAGAGTACCCAAAACAATTACGAAACTGCAAGACAAAGAAATCTGCAAACAAAAAATGAAGCACCACTCACATTTGACTGAATTTCCATATTACCAGACTCCGCTTCCTGACTTGCTGGTTTTTCAATTCCGTTTTGGACAGATAATAGGTCCGCGAGAGGAGACCTCACAATCCTGTATAAGCaacataaatacaaaaatatctcaaaagttgGTTACATAAGGAGTGTAAAATTTCATCTGACAACATTTCCTATAAAAAGTAACTCAAAGGCAGATGTACCTCTTGCAAATTTCATCTCCAAAGTTGAATATCCTCGCTATATCCATAGAATAAGGCGACCCACTAAGATATGTATTGCAGACATAGCCCGTACCTGTCAAACATACAGAAGCATTAAAAAtgcgaaatgtcataacaatgTTGCAATTGCAATCACACAAAGTAGCCATAACAAACTGATTCCATTTTAATTGGATATAATTCACTTCAGTTTCACTACTTCACCACCCATAAATCTgtgtaaattaaaaaactcaaaGCCGCAAATAGTAAAGGGAACTTAGGGAAAGCAGACCTCCTAAACGCTCTGCTACAGCACCAGTTAGAAGTCCTCCAACCATATCCACTATGAGGACATCAGAATTTGCAGAAACATTAGCCATGGAAAGAAGAAGAGACAATGTATCCATTCGCAAGAATCTGAACCAAAGGCAAACATATGATACATCAATTCTGAGCAAATAACATGAGAAAGTAGTTTACCAAAATAGAGGAAAACTCATAACTGGCTAGTCCTTACCCAATTTTATTCGGATACTTCTTTAAGTACGCCTCACATATACTGAGAGAAACAGAAAAGAACAAGAAGTGAGTAAAAAGAACATGAGATTTGGAAATTATAGATTGACATTCAGAACAGCAGCCAAAAAATTGCTAATTGCGGAGATATCATGGCGCTTCATCCATATAATTAAATCATTTCGGAAAGTTCTTGCCGATAGAACAGCAATATGACTTCAAAATAAAGCTCCTGCTTTCAGAAATAAGAGGTAACCTTCTAGTGAATGGGCGCCTCATAAGTACAATGGGAGCATATTTCTTTTGCTTCTTAAGCCTATACTTCTCCTGCAGACAACAGAACGACGTGAAATCAGACCACCTTCTCATATGAACACAAAGTGGCACTCGAACGATCTACATTACCTGTGAGAAAACAGTTTTCTTCTCAAACGTCGCGCTGTTTGCAATGAGAGCTTCAACTATTTCATCCCCCGTTGCACCCTGCCTGCATTTATCATTGTATAAGTCCACCAAAAAAAGTACAAAAGGAGCCCAAAATACAAACTAAATCTCTGATTAATTTGTTCTCACTGTCGCATCGCGTTAATGTCTTCTCCGGTTAGGCTCTGCGCCTTATTGTTATCGACTAATGCTCGATTATCTCTAAACTCATCAATTGATTGACCATCACCTTTTTCTTGAACATTATTAACTGAATAAATAGGCAAATATCAAGCAAAATAACACAATGTCATCATCCCAAATTCCACATTAACACAAAATTTTGAACAAATTAAAGTTAAAAACCAAACCTTCCGTGGACGGAGTGTACCGGGCCAAATACGGGCCTTCGGCTCCATTTTCGACCCGAAAGAAAGAGCCAAAGGGGCAGCCAATCAAAGGCTGCAGAGAGCAATTCTTATTCCCAATTTTCAATTTCCTGCACATCCATTCCGCATTCAACCGTAAGAATTCTCAACAACCCCAAAAAAAAGGCACAAATTTGACTGAGAGAAAAATATGACTTACGCTCCGGCGGAGAGGCGGGAGAAAACCAAACGGTCGCCGTCGTTGATGTCGAGCAAGACGGAGCAACCGTCCCAGGTGGACCTAGGGTTTTCAGATGAATCGATTTGGGGCTTACTTTCAGAAATCTCCATTCTTTTGTATCTTTTACTGAATTTTGAAGGGAAGCAGTAAGTACAACTACAAGCTTAAAACCCCAACGCTCTGAGTCTCTGACAGTGAGCTTAGCTAGGGTTTTAGTTCACAGTTCGGCGATGACGACGACGACGCTTCCTTTTCTTCCAACGACGACGGTTTTTTCGGGTACGGTGAGGCCcgcgagaattagaggttcgaACATTTCGCGGGTGTAGCGGTGGGTAGTTTGGGCCCAATAACCTGGAACCGGCGGATTATCTGTTAATTGAAGTAGTGGGCCGAGATTCCAGCCCGATAACCCAATCCAATAATCGCATACgatgaaaaataaagaaagcatAAGGGCGGTATCCGCACAATTCATTTtacctttcaatttttttttttttgttagtttctattatttgatcattttttatttatttgatcgGACGGACAAAAATTAAGAGGTGTGTGAATTGTAAATATGAAGAAATGTAGAAGCATAAGCAGAGTTTTAGAGAGAAAGTAGAagaagacagagagagagagaaataggaaTTTTGTATTTCTTAATGATCAAGTTTACAATGATtcatgtgaagcttttataCTCACAGCAGTACAATACAATCTTTAACTATATTAACTACTGATAGTTATAACAATCTAATATAATattgtagtattaagtgacACGTGTCCTAACCTCAACCATTCACTTATACACTTAACATGAATAACAAGACCCATGTAAAATTGATGAAGATGATTAGGATGGAATTAGTTATCCCCTAGTTGATCtgattcctcttttttttttctttttcttttttttgtattgGATTTTGTACGAAATTCGTAGGTTTCAAGTCACAAGTTATAGATTAGATATATAAACTACATAAGcacataataaaagaaagaaaatctcCTAAATTTAATTTCTGTACAGTGTTGGATTTTTGACaagattgatttaaatgaaTAATTGTCTCATGTCTTGTGAATTTTACATTTGTGTGATTATACTAATCAATTTAGTCAAGAATAGTAACACGTACTACCTCCCCACCACCACTGCCACTCTATTTCACTCTCTAAACGTTGCGAATAAGTCCCATATTAATGGAATGAGGGACCTTGCAACATTTCATTCTAAGCAGAATAgttgttttcattttcaattagTGTTCCATTGATTACGTATTAATCAATATTCGATTGATATTGATTTTGATTGGTCTAAGGttatcaacaacaaaaaatttgtcaaagtcacttcttttctttttgtccaagttacttctttttttgtcaaagtttcTTCTCTTTTTGTCTAACTCACttccttttttctttgtgaGTTTTGGGAATATCCCCATTCATAGGTCCGAGATCCACATCTATGAATTGAAAGGTTAGAATGATCAACTCTGCAATCAATTGTTAGAATCAATAGGTCTTCAAATGAAATAAGTAaattgggctactccccatattgtcaattggttttataatggaaccttaactttcttcatgATATTAGAGCAAGTTGTCTCACATGTGAAGCCAAACGGTCACATGCACCCCACATCATTCCgttgtgttgtccacatgttaggcttgaaaattcgtcacaccTGAGAgggcgtgttgagaatgagtctcaCATTGATTAGATGATAGACCTTGCATTGACTTA includes:
- the LOC126632975 gene encoding uncharacterized protein LOC126632975, whose product is MEISESKPQIDSSENPRSTWDGCSVLLDINDGDRLVFSRLSAGAKLKIGNKNCSLQPLIGCPFGSFFRVENGAEGPYLARYTPSTEVNNVQEKGDGQSIDEFRDNRALVDNNKAQSLTGEDINAMRQQGATGDEIVEALIANSATFEKKTVFSQEKYRLKKQKKYAPIVLMRRPFTRSICEAYLKKYPNKIGFLRMDTLSLLLSMANVSANSDVLIVDMVGGLLTGAVAERLGGTGYVCNTYLSGSPYSMDIARIFNFGDEICKRIVRSPLADLLSVQNGIEKPASQEAESGNMEIQSNDQISSAVSMEEASLTSENVISDPIPVSTSSPVIKMSKPAKLGEKAPQEIISSWKENGFSSLIIAAPEMDAWSLLKEILPLLSNSAPFAIFHQYLQPLATCMHNLQTGKMAIGLQISEPWLREYQVLPSRTHPCMQMNGFGGYVLSGTKISPN